A segment of the Aureimonas sp. SA4125 genome:
TGCCGTCACGCGGCGGGCGAAATCGACGGCGTCGATTCCCGTCGCGGTTCGTCCGCCATGGGTGAAGATCTCCCAGCGACCCTCTTCGTCCTCGGCGCTGACGCGCTTGGCGTCGATGGCGACGACGATGCACTGGTTGCCGAACTTGTCGGCCGCCTCGGCGACGAATTCCGGCCGGGCGACGGCCGCCGTGTTGATCGAGACCTTGTCGGCGCCGGCCAGCAGCAGCTTGCGGATGTCGGCGACCTGGCGCACGCCGCCGCCGACGGTCACCGGCATGAAGCAGCGCTCGGCCGTGCGCGCGACGACGTCGAAGATCGTCTCGCGGTTTTCCGACGAGGCGGTGATGTCCAGGAAGCAGAGCTCGTCGGCGCCGGCAGCATCGTAGGCCGCGGCGGCCTCGACGGGATCGCCGGCGTCGACGAGGCCCTCGAAGCGCACGCCCTTGACGACACGGCCGTCCTTGACGTCGAGACAGGGGATGATGCGCGATTTGAGGGTCAGGTTCGTGTCCTCGGCAACGTTCGCGCCGCTTATGCGACGGCATGGCGGTCGACGGCAAGGGCAGCGTGATGCCGACACCCCCCGGCGGTATGGGAGCGGACGGCGCGGGGCAGCCTCGCACCAGCCTCGACCGCTATCTCTGTGGCACCACGCGAAGCGCCGCGGAAAAGCCGGCGTTACCGGGCGAGCCGCGATCCCGCCTGGTCGATCAGCATGTTGGCGATCGTCATGCGGCGGTTGGCACGGTCGCGATAGGCAGGCCTGACGCGGTCGGGGTGGTTCTGCAGGGCGAATTTCCGCCGAAGCCTGGAGAGGGCCTCGCTGGACGTCAGGGCGGCAAGTCCGAGTTCCTCGGCGATGTCCTCCGGGTCGAGGCTGAGCTCGCCATAGGCCCATTCGTCGATAAGTGTCGCCGGCGAGGGGATGCTGTCGGTGTGATACGCGGCCTTGGCCTTGGCGTCGACGGACCCGCTGCCCTCGAGCTGGTCGAGCACCTGCCAGAATTCCGGCGAGGCGACCGATCCGCTGTGCCGGTACGCGTCGTCGTCGCCCGGTACTGCGGGCCTGGCGATCTCATCGAGGATGTCGGCAAAGTCCATGTCGGTTCTCGCTGCGTCTGCCGCTTCGCTGGACCCGCCGATCATGACGTGGATCGCCCGCGAAGAACAGACACGATCCTGCATCGTTCCGCTGAATCCCGGGTTAATCAGCCAGCCGTATAACACTCGGCGCCGCGTTAACCCCTCGTGCGCACGGAACCTGTGCGCGTTCCGCCGCGTCTTCTCGCATCGGAAGCCAGCAAAGGACGGGGCGATGAGCGATCTCAAGGACAAGGCCGAAACGGATGACGCCGAGGTGTCGCCGATGGAAGCCCAGAACGAGGGTGTCGAGCACACCGGGCCGGCGAAGGAATCGCTGCCGGCGACATCCGGCACACCGGCCGACACCGCGCCGCCCTCCCCGATCCGCCAGGGCGGCGAGGACGAAAGCCGCGACGACCTGTAGGGACGAGGCTGCGACCGGGAATTTCGAGCCTTTGCGGAACGGCGGTGCCCCCTCGCCGATTGTCTCCGCGAAACCCGTCTGAGGAGGATGACATGGACAAGGAAAAGCCGCTGAAGGACAAGGCCGCCGAGCCGGACGCCGCCGGGAACGCGGCCAAGTCCGCGACGAACGAGGCCGGGCGCCACAAGGTCGGCGAGACGCCGGCGAAGACCGAGGCGAAGAAGTAGCGACCACGCGTCAGAACCTGGCCGGTGTCGGAAACGGAAAAGGCCCGCGGGGATGTCCCGCGGGCCTTTTCATGTCTTGTCGGATGCGGCCGAAGCCTACTCCTCGTCGCCGCGACCCTTCAGGGCAGCGCCGAGAATGTCGCCGAGCGAGGCGCCCGAGTCGGTCGAACCGTACTGCTGCACGGCCTCCTTCTCTTCGGCGATCTGCAGCGCCTTGATCGACACGCCGATGCGGTGTGCCTTCTTGTCGAACTGCGTGACGCGCGCATCGACCTTCTGGCCGACCTGGAAACGCTCCGGACGCTGGTCCTCGCGGTCGCGGGCAAGATCGGCCCGACGGATGAACGAGGTGAAGTCGCTGTCGGCGATCCGGACCTCGAGGCCACCGTCGGTGACCGCGGTCACTTCGCAGGTGACGATCGAGCCACGGCGCATTTCACCCGAATCGACCGGGGCCGAGGACGAACCGGAAGCGCCGGGGGCACCCGCCGTACCGGAGCCCTGGCCTTCGCCGCCGACCTGCTTGATGCCGAGCGAGATGCGCTCCTTGTCGATGTCGACGTCGAGGACCTGGGCCTTGACGATGTCGCCCTTGTTGTATTCCTCGATGACCTGCTCGCCCGGACGGTTCCAGTCGAGGTCGGAGAGGTGGACCATGCCGTCCACATCGCCTTCGAGGCCGATGAACAGGCCGAACTCGGTCTTGTTCTTGACCTCGCCCTCGACCATCGTTCCGATCGGGAACTGGTCGCGGAAGGCTTCCCATGGGTTCTGCAGGGTCTGCTTGAGACCGAGCGAGATGCGGCGCTTGACCGGATCCACCTCGAGCACGACCACTTCGACTTCCTGCGTCGTCGAGAGGATCTTGCCGGGATGGACGTTCTTCTTCGTCCAGCTCATCTCCGAGACGTGGATCAGGCCTTCGATGCCCGGCTCCAGCTCGACGAAGGCACCGTAGTCGGTGATGTTCGTGACGCGGCCCGTGACCTTGACGCCCATCGGGTACTTCACGCCGATGCCGTCCCAGGGATCGGCCTCGAGCTGCTTCATGCCGAGCGAGATGCGGTGGGTTTCCTGGTTGATGCGGATGATCTGGACCTTGACGGTCTGGCCGATCTGCAGGATCTCGGTCGGGTGGTTGACGCGGCGCCAGGCCATGTCGGTGACATGGAGCAGGCCGTCGATGCCGCCGAGGTCAACGAACGCACCGTAATCGGTGATGTTCTTGACGACGCCGTCGACGGTCTGGCTTTCCTCGAGGTTCTGCACGATTTCCGAACGCTGTTCGGCGCGCGACTCTTCGAGGACGGTGCGGCGCGAGACGACGATGTTGCCGCGGCGCTTGTCCATCTTCAGGATCTGGAACGGCTGCGGCGTGTTCATCAGCGGCGTGACGTCGCGGATCGGGCGGATGTCGACCTGGGAGCGCGGAAGGAAGGCCACGGCGCCGTCGAGATCGACGGTGAAGCCGCCCTTGACCTGGTTGAAGATCTGGCCTTCGACCTTTTCGCCAGCGTTGAACTTGACCTCGAGAT
Coding sequences within it:
- the rpsA gene encoding 30S ribosomal protein S1, with the translated sequence MSNTNPSRDDFAALLEASYQDHDVAEGAVVKGIVVGIEKDMAVIDAGLKVEGRVALKEFGGKGGAELKIGDTVEVYVERIENALGEAVLSRDKARREESWVNLEVKFNAGEKVEGQIFNQVKGGFTVDLDGAVAFLPRSQVDIRPIRDVTPLMNTPQPFQILKMDKRRGNIVVSRRTVLEESRAEQRSEIVQNLEESQTVDGVVKNITDYGAFVDLGGIDGLLHVTDMAWRRVNHPTEILQIGQTVKVQIIRINQETHRISLGMKQLEADPWDGIGVKYPMGVKVTGRVTNITDYGAFVELEPGIEGLIHVSEMSWTKKNVHPGKILSTTQEVEVVVLEVDPVKRRISLGLKQTLQNPWEAFRDQFPIGTMVEGEVKNKTEFGLFIGLEGDVDGMVHLSDLDWNRPGEQVIEEYNKGDIVKAQVLDVDIDKERISLGIKQVGGEGQGSGTAGAPGASGSSSAPVDSGEMRRGSIVTCEVTAVTDGGLEVRIADSDFTSFIRRADLARDREDQRPERFQVGQKVDARVTQFDKKAHRIGVSIKALQIAEEKEAVQQYGSTDSGASLGDILGAALKGRGDEE
- the hisF gene encoding imidazole glycerol phosphate synthase subunit HisF yields the protein MTLKSRIIPCLDVKDGRVVKGVRFEGLVDAGDPVEAAAAYDAAGADELCFLDITASSENRETIFDVVARTAERCFMPVTVGGGVRQVADIRKLLLAGADKVSINTAAVARPEFVAEAADKFGNQCIVVAIDAKRVSAEDEEGRWEIFTHGGRTATGIDAVDFARRVTALGAGEILLTSMDRDGTKAGFDIGLTRAVADAVSVPVIASGGVGTLDHLVAGIRDGHATAVLAASIFHFGTYTIAEAKDHMAGAGLAMRRDGK